From the Deltaproteobacteria bacterium HGW-Deltaproteobacteria-18 genome, the window TTCGGGCGTGATGGACAGGGACGGGCGGCTCGTGCCCATTGAAAAAGGCAACCGCCTGCTGGGCCTGCCGGGCGCCATACGGGAGGAATCATGAGCGATCGGATCACGGCGGCCGTTACGGTCAGCGAAGACCCCTGGGCGGAACTCAGGCGATTTACAGCGGCCCGCATCGCCGTCGGACGGAGCGGGTCGAGCCTGCCCCTGGCCGAGAGCCTGTCCTTCAGGCTCGATCACGCCCGGGCCCGCGATGCCGTGCACACGCCGTTCCGTCGGATGGAACTGGCTGAGAGCCTGCGCACGGCGGGCATCGCCTGCGTCGAGCTTGAGTCGGGAGTGGGCGGACGGGAAGAATATCTGACCCGGCCCGACAAGGGCAGGCGTTTGAGCGAACGATCGGTTGCGGTCCTGCAGGGGCTGGACAAGGGCTTCGACATCAGCCTGGCGGTGGGCGACGGCCTCTCGTCCCGGGCCATCCACGAGAATGCCCCGGACTTCGTGCCGGCCTGCGTACGCATGTTCGGGCAGGCCGGCTTAAGCGTGGCCCCGGTCTGCCTGGTGGAAAACGCGCGAGTGGCCGTGGCCGACGAGATCGGGGAAATCCTTCAGGCCCGCCTGTCCGTCATCCTCATCGGCGAACGCCCGGGCCTGTCCTCGCCCAACTCCATGGGCGTCTACCTGACCATGGCACCCCGCGTTGGCACCACGGACGAGGCCCGCAACTGCATCTCCAACGTGCGCGAGGGTGGTTTGAGCCTGGCGGAGGGCGTGCGCAAGCTGGGGTATCTTGTGGAGCAGGCGCTGATGCTCGGGCTGAGCGGCGTTGGGCTCAAGGACAGGATGGCCGCCGGCTACCTGCCCTTCGGCCTTCCGGAGTCGGCAATTACGGGCGGGATGCCGAACGGCTGAGTGGAGAGGGCTGGGTCAGGCTGCGGCCCCTGACCAGGGTTTGATTCTCCGCAGTTCGGTTTCAAGCGTGCGTTCGGCGACCTCCGTGTCGTGGGCGGCCTGGGCGCGGAGCCAGTAGCCTTTGGACAGGCCGAAGAAGCGGCACAGCCGAAGGTCCGTGTCCGCGGTGACGGCACGCCG encodes:
- a CDS encoding ethanolamine ammonia-lyase, whose protein sequence is MSDRITAAVTVSEDPWAELRRFTAARIAVGRSGSSLPLAESLSFRLDHARARDAVHTPFRRMELAESLRTAGIACVELESGVGGREEYLTRPDKGRRLSERSVAVLQGLDKGFDISLAVGDGLSSRAIHENAPDFVPACVRMFGQAGLSVAPVCLVENARVAVADEIGEILQARLSVILIGERPGLSSPNSMGVYLTMAPRVGTTDEARNCISNVREGGLSLAEGVRKLGYLVEQALMLGLSGVGLKDRMAAGYLPFGLPESAITGGMPNG
- the higA gene encoding addiction module antidote protein, HigA family, translated to MTELAPITPGEILLEEFLKPMGISQYRLAKEINVPAQRISEIVAGRRAVTADTDLRLCRFFGLSKGYWLRAQAAHDTEVAERTLETELRRIKPWSGAAA